From the genome of Uranotaenia lowii strain MFRU-FL chromosome 1, ASM2978415v1, whole genome shotgun sequence, one region includes:
- the LOC129761054 gene encoding uncharacterized protein LOC129761054, with translation MLKAKLKTNQCPLQREELIKAETILWQQAQYEAFPNEVRILKNNLKRKENESLQQLEKSSVLYRLTPVIDDNGVMRMGGRMEQAEHIPFDTKFPIILPKDNLITTRLLQFFHEKCEHGNKETIYNEVCQKFWIPKLRVAIQHIMRECMWCKVYRCKPEIPRMAPLPVQRLSAKLSPFSSVEIDYLGPLEVTVGRRKEKRWVAVFTCLAVRAVHMEIIYSLSTQSCLMAIRRFISRRGTPEEIFSDNGTNFLGSWNQMLKSIDYECAEKVTSPKTKWHFIPPGTPHMGGAWEKMVRSVKEALKVFSDGRKLTDEILITALSEAEDLINFRPLTYKSQETTGSEALTPNHFLRVMKPIDMEGDEVEVADALRDIYKRSLYLADQLWQRWYKEYLPTINKRTKWFEERRTLKKDDLVFIVNGKNKKHWIRGIVEEIFAAPDGRVRRALVRTNVGVHRKSVANLAVLGVNPDVM, from the coding sequence atgCTTAAAGCTAAGTTGAAAACAAACCAGTGTCCGTTGCAAAGGGAAGAATTGATCAAAGCAGAAACAATCCTTTGGCAACAAGCTCAATACGAGGCGTTTCCAAATGAAGTTCGAATACtaaagaataatttaaaacgAAAGGAAAATGAGTCCCTGCAGCAACTGGAGAAGTCCAGTGTGTTGTATAGATTGACTCCAGTGATCGATGACAACGGTGTCATGCGCATGGGCGGTAGAATGGAGCAAGCCGAGCACATTCCTTTTGACACCAAGTTCCCTATTATATTGCCCAAAGATAATTTAATAACCACTAGACTATTACAGTTTTTCCACGAGAAGTGTGAACACGGGAATAAAGAAACTATTTACAACGAAGTCTGccaaaaattttggattccTAAGCTGCGAGTGGCTATTCAACATATCATGCGCGAATGTATGTGGTGCAAAGTCTATCGATGCAAGCCAGAAATACCTCGAATGGCTCCACTTCCGGTCCAACGACTCTCAGCAAAGCTTAGTCCCTTTAGTTCAGTGGAGATAGATTATCTTGGTCCTTTGGAAGTTACTGTTGGCCGACGCAAAGAAAAAAGATGGGTTGCCGTATTCACATGTTTGGCGGTGCGAGCAGTACATATGGAGATCATCTACAGTTTATCGACCCAATCATGTTTAATGGCTATTCGAAGATTCATCAGCAGACGTGGAACTCCCGAGGAGATATTTTCGGATAATGGTACCAACTTTTTGGGAAGCTGGAATCAGATGCTGAAGTCGATCGATTACGAATGTGCTGAGAAAGTGACCAGTCCTAAAACAAAATGGCATTTCATACCACCGGGCACCCCTCATATGGGAGGAGCGTGGGAAAAGATGGTCCGGTCGGTGAAGGAAGCTCTGAAGGTGTTTAGTGACGGACGAAAGTTGACGGACGAAATCTTAATTACAGCGCTATCGGAGGCGGAAGATCTGATCAACTTTCGACCCCTTACATACAAATCGCAGGAAACAACGGGCTCGGAAGCGCTCACTCCCAATCATTTTCTTCGTGTTATGAAACCTATTGATATGGAAGGAGACGAAGTTGAGGTGGCAGATGCTTTACGAGACATCTACAAGAGATCCTTGTATTTGGCAGATCAACTATGGCAGAGATGGTACAAAGAGTATTTACCGACTATCAATAAAAGAACCAAATGGTTTGAAGAACGTCGAACACTGAAGAAGGACGATTTGGTGTTTATAGTCAacggaaaaaacaaaaagcacTGGATCCGAGGAATAGTGGAGGAAATTTTCGCGGCTCCAGATGGAAGAGTACGACGAGCTCTAGTCAGAACAAACGTCGGGGTTCATCGGAAATCCGTAGCAAATTTGGCTGTTCTAGGAGTAAATCCGGATGTTATGTAG